One Bradyrhizobium sp. CCGB12 genomic window carries:
- the murJ gene encoding murein biosynthesis integral membrane protein MurJ, which produces MIRSFLTVSTGTLASRLLGFARDSMIAALLGTGAVADAFLAAFQLVNVVRRLLSEGALNAALIPAWLRIRDSDGAAAAAAFAGRVLGTVSVALVAISIFIALAMPLIITVIAPGFLGSGTLDLAVHNARLMLPYLAFAGPVTVLMGLLNAQGRFALTAFSPLLFNIALIAAIAMLLVWHADATFAAWLLAATVGIAGLLQLAMLLSQRSGHLATPLRVNFDKEMQAFFAKAVPGMIASSGPQWLMVAGAIIASSTPSAVSWLYFANRLIELPLGIVGVAMGTVLVPELTRAVGSRDRDAVAHAESRALELATGLALPATIGLIVLAEPIVRLLFEHGAFGAQDSAATAHALMWLALGLPAHVLIKALSPAFYARSDTMTPLLATAKGFVVTVVLAVLLGHFLGTSGIAASIAAGAWSSALALIRKGTGEFGFSADAAARKRLPRILLAAAAMGALLWLTAGLVPGEAHGLIHVIVLGAQIAAGIAVYGLLLQILGAASWREAASALKRPA; this is translated from the coding sequence ATGATCCGCTCCTTCCTGACCGTCTCGACGGGAACACTGGCCTCGCGGCTGCTGGGCTTTGCGCGCGATTCCATGATCGCGGCACTGCTTGGCACCGGCGCGGTGGCGGATGCGTTCCTGGCGGCGTTCCAGCTCGTCAACGTGGTGCGACGACTGCTCAGCGAGGGGGCGCTGAATGCGGCGCTGATTCCGGCCTGGCTCCGGATCAGGGACAGCGACGGCGCAGCGGCTGCGGCGGCATTCGCCGGGCGCGTGCTCGGCACGGTCAGCGTGGCCCTGGTCGCGATCTCGATCTTCATTGCGCTCGCAATGCCGCTGATCATCACGGTGATCGCGCCTGGCTTTCTCGGCAGTGGCACGCTCGATCTCGCCGTGCACAATGCGCGGCTGATGCTGCCCTATCTCGCCTTTGCCGGCCCGGTCACCGTGCTGATGGGGCTGCTCAACGCACAAGGCCGCTTTGCGCTCACGGCGTTCTCGCCGCTGCTGTTCAACATCGCCCTGATCGCCGCGATCGCGATGCTGCTCGTCTGGCATGCCGATGCGACCTTCGCGGCGTGGCTGCTGGCGGCCACCGTCGGCATCGCCGGCCTGCTGCAACTCGCGATGCTGCTGTCGCAGCGAAGCGGACACCTCGCAACACCGTTGCGCGTCAACTTCGACAAGGAGATGCAGGCCTTTTTCGCCAAGGCCGTACCCGGCATGATCGCAAGCTCGGGCCCGCAATGGCTGATGGTGGCGGGCGCGATCATCGCTTCGTCGACGCCCTCCGCGGTCTCCTGGCTCTATTTCGCCAACCGCCTGATCGAGCTGCCGCTCGGCATCGTCGGCGTCGCCATGGGCACGGTGCTGGTGCCGGAGCTGACCCGCGCGGTCGGAAGCCGCGACCGCGATGCTGTAGCGCATGCGGAATCACGCGCGCTGGAGCTTGCGACCGGGCTGGCGCTGCCGGCCACAATCGGCCTGATCGTGCTGGCCGAGCCGATCGTGCGGCTTCTGTTCGAGCATGGCGCCTTTGGCGCACAGGACAGCGCGGCGACGGCGCACGCGCTGATGTGGCTGGCGCTCGGCCTGCCCGCGCATGTGCTGATCAAGGCGCTGTCGCCGGCCTTCTATGCCCGCAGCGACACGATGACGCCGTTGCTGGCAACGGCCAAAGGGTTCGTGGTGACGGTCGTGCTCGCGGTTCTGCTCGGCCATTTCCTTGGCACGAGCGGGATCGCGGCGAGTATCGCGGCCGGCGCCTGGAGCAGCGCGCTTGCGCTGATCCGGAAAGGCACCGGCGAATTCGGCTTCTCGGCTGATGCCGCCGCGCGAAAACGGCTGCCGCGGATCCTGCTCGCCGCCGCCGCCATGGGCGCCCTGCTCTGGCTGACTGCAGGTCTTGTGCCTGGCGAAGCCCACGGCCTCATCCATGTCATCGTGCTGGGTGCGCAGATCGCGGCCGGGATCGCCGTCTACGGCCTGCTCCTGCAAATCCTCGGTGCCGCCTCCTGGCGCGAGGCGGCCAGCGCCCTGAAGCGGCCCGCCTAA
- the trpS gene encoding tryptophan--tRNA ligase, translated as MAFVERVFSGVQPTGNLHLGNYLGAIVNFVKMQETHNCIYCVVDMHAITQGLDVWGGPAELTRNTREVTAAFIAAGIDPKKHIVFNQSQVSGHAELAWIFNCVARMGWLSRMTQFKEKAGKDRENASVGLFDYPVLMAADILLYRATHVPVGEDQKQHLELSRDIAQKFNNDFGDSIRAQGANDGLFFPLPEPFITGPATRVMSLRDGTKKMSKSDASDNSRINLTDDADTIAQKIRKAKTDPEPLPSEEKGLEARPEADNLVGIFAALSDRSKADVLRDFGGGQFSSFKNALAELCVTKLAPIAGEMKRLVADPDHIDAILNDGSDRARAIADETMKLSKDIVGFIRRR; from the coding sequence ATGGCATTCGTTGAACGGGTCTTTTCGGGCGTCCAGCCGACGGGCAATCTTCATCTCGGCAACTATCTCGGCGCGATCGTCAACTTCGTGAAGATGCAGGAAACCCACAACTGCATCTATTGCGTCGTCGACATGCACGCGATCACGCAAGGGCTGGACGTCTGGGGCGGGCCGGCCGAGCTCACGCGCAACACCCGCGAGGTCACCGCGGCGTTCATCGCTGCGGGCATCGATCCGAAGAAGCACATCGTGTTCAACCAGAGCCAGGTCTCGGGCCATGCCGAGCTCGCCTGGATCTTCAACTGCGTCGCGCGCATGGGCTGGCTCAGCCGCATGACCCAGTTCAAGGAGAAGGCCGGCAAGGACCGCGAGAACGCCTCGGTCGGGCTGTTCGACTATCCCGTGCTGATGGCGGCCGACATTCTGCTTTACCGCGCCACCCACGTGCCTGTTGGCGAGGACCAGAAGCAGCATCTCGAGCTCTCGCGCGACATCGCGCAGAAGTTCAACAACGACTTTGGCGATTCCATTCGCGCCCAGGGCGCCAATGACGGCCTGTTCTTCCCGCTGCCGGAACCCTTCATCACGGGCCCGGCGACACGCGTGATGAGCCTGCGCGACGGCACCAAGAAGATGTCGAAGTCGGACGCCTCCGACAATTCGCGCATCAATCTGACCGACGATGCCGACACCATAGCCCAGAAGATCCGCAAGGCGAAAACCGATCCGGAGCCGCTGCCGAGTGAAGAGAAGGGCCTGGAAGCGCGTCCCGAGGCCGACAATCTCGTCGGCATCTTCGCCGCGCTCTCGGACCGCTCCAAGGCGGACGTGCTGCGCGATTTCGGCGGCGGCCAGTTCTCCAGCTTCAAGAATGCGCTGGCGGAGCTGTGCGTCACCAAGCTCGCGCCGATCGCCGGCGAGATGAAGCGCCTCGTTGCCGACCCCGACCATATCGACGCGATCCTGAACGACGGCTCCGACCGGGCCCGCGCCATCGCCGACGAGACGATGAAGCTCTCCAAGGACATCGTCGGCTTCATCCGCCGGCGCTGA
- a CDS encoding universal stress protein — protein sequence MTSKRLCFEPGHKPKCLVIVDDTAEWDRAVYYASRWAIRAGGGVVMLRIIEPEQQSQEWLGVADIMRAEAQEAAEAALDRAAGRANGIAAITPERVIREGAAMEQLLAAIDEDPDIAMLVLAANPGAEGPGPLVALLSHEVGTFPVPVTIISGALSDQSVDSLS from the coding sequence ATGACCAGCAAGCGACTTTGCTTCGAGCCGGGTCACAAGCCCAAATGCCTCGTCATCGTCGATGACACCGCCGAATGGGATCGCGCGGTCTATTACGCCAGCCGCTGGGCGATCCGCGCCGGCGGCGGCGTGGTGATGCTCCGCATCATCGAGCCGGAGCAGCAGAGCCAGGAATGGCTCGGTGTCGCCGATATCATGCGCGCCGAGGCGCAAGAAGCCGCCGAAGCCGCGCTCGACCGCGCCGCCGGTAGAGCCAACGGCATCGCCGCGATCACGCCGGAACGGGTGATCCGGGAGGGCGCCGCGATGGAGCAGCTGCTCGCTGCCATCGACGAGGACCCTGACATCGCCATGCTGGTGCTCGCCGCCAATCCCGGCGCGGAAGGGCCCGGGCCCCTGGTCGCCCTGCTCTCGCATGAGGTGGGGACGTTTCCGGTGCCGGTGACGATCATCTCGGGCGCGCTGAGCGACCAAAGCGTGGATTCGCTTTCGTAG
- a CDS encoding NifU family protein gives MFIQTEATPNPATLKFIPGRVVVDGSPMEFSSREAAGRSPLAEKLFDVPGVTGVFYGSDFITVTKAGGEWQQLKPAILGAIMEHYMSGAPLLADGTAQADADLDDEDEFFDEADAETVDMIKDLIETRVRPAVANDGGDITFRGFKDGIVYLNMKGACSGCPSSTATLQHGIQNLLKHFVPDVVEVRPM, from the coding sequence ATGTTCATTCAAACCGAAGCCACCCCTAATCCCGCCACGCTGAAGTTTATTCCCGGCCGCGTCGTGGTCGACGGCAGCCCGATGGAGTTTTCGAGCCGCGAAGCCGCGGGCCGCTCGCCGCTGGCCGAAAAGCTGTTCGACGTGCCTGGCGTCACCGGCGTGTTCTACGGATCGGACTTCATCACCGTGACCAAGGCGGGCGGTGAATGGCAGCAGCTTAAGCCCGCGATCCTCGGCGCAATCATGGAGCACTACATGTCTGGTGCGCCGCTGCTCGCCGACGGTACGGCGCAAGCCGACGCCGATCTCGACGACGAGGACGAATTCTTCGACGAAGCCGATGCCGAGACGGTCGACATGATCAAGGACCTGATCGAGACCCGTGTGCGGCCGGCCGTAGCCAATGACGGCGGTGACATCACCTTCCGCGGCTTCAAGGACGGGATCGTCTATCTCAACATGAAGGGTGCCTGCTCAGGCTGCCCGTCATCGACCGCGACGCTCCAGCACGGCATCCAGAACCTGCTCAAGCATTTCGTGCCTGACGTGGTCGAAGTCCGGCCGATGTAA
- the tsaB gene encoding tRNA (adenosine(37)-N6)-threonylcarbamoyltransferase complex dimerization subunit type 1 TsaB has protein sequence MLILAIDTALDACAAAVLDTETAELRAQESLPMKRGHAEALMPLIARVMQSAALSFTALDRIAVTVGPGSFTGLRVGISAARGLALAAERPAIGLTTLSAYAATIVGQSRSAPVISAIDARHDHVYFQIVAGDGSQLVRPKVASIDEAIAASQFGAPHLVGNAANILAERWPKDGPQPVAVDAQAAPDIGWVAWLGAAADPATNPARPFYLKAPDAKPAAQAPLAQAANS, from the coding sequence ATGCTGATCCTCGCCATCGATACCGCGCTCGACGCCTGCGCGGCCGCCGTGCTCGACACCGAAACCGCCGAGCTGCGCGCGCAGGAATCACTGCCGATGAAGCGGGGGCATGCCGAAGCGTTGATGCCGCTGATCGCGCGGGTGATGCAATCGGCAGCGCTCAGCTTCACCGCGCTCGACCGCATCGCCGTCACAGTCGGCCCCGGCAGCTTCACCGGCCTGCGCGTCGGCATTTCGGCGGCGCGCGGCCTTGCGCTCGCGGCCGAGCGGCCGGCCATCGGCCTGACCACCTTGTCGGCCTATGCCGCCACCATCGTCGGCCAGAGCCGATCGGCGCCCGTGATCTCCGCGATCGACGCGCGGCACGACCACGTCTATTTCCAGATCGTCGCCGGCGACGGCAGCCAGCTGGTGCGACCGAAAGTCGCCAGCATCGACGAGGCCATCGCGGCCTCGCAATTCGGCGCGCCGCATCTGGTCGGCAACGCCGCAAACATCCTTGCCGAGCGCTGGCCGAAGGATGGGCCGCAACCCGTTGCGGTCGACGCACAAGCCGCGCCCGACATCGGCTGGGTCGCTTGGCTCGGTGCCGCCGCCGATCCCGCGACAAATCCGGCGCGGCCGTTCTATCTAAAAGCACCCGATGCCAAGCCGGCCGCACAGGCGCCGCTCGCACAAGCCGCAAACTCATGA
- the rimI gene encoding ribosomal protein S18-alanine N-acetyltransferase, whose amino-acid sequence MMRWLSQWWRGGTAAVEPASARDAARLAQLHGASFARGWGEGEFEGMISERNTLVHRLRLGRSTIGFAVSRIGADEAEILSIAVDQAHRGRGLSRTLLMTHLGHLAGRGVRTIFLEVEENNQPARRLYDRAGFMVVGRRERYYKQPNGEQLNALLMRRDLS is encoded by the coding sequence ATGATGAGATGGTTGTCGCAATGGTGGCGCGGCGGCACCGCCGCCGTCGAGCCCGCGTCCGCACGCGATGCCGCGCGGCTGGCGCAGCTTCATGGCGCCTCCTTCGCACGCGGCTGGGGCGAAGGCGAGTTCGAGGGCATGATCAGCGAGCGCAACACGCTGGTGCATCGCTTGCGCCTTGGCCGCAGCACGATCGGCTTTGCGGTGTCGCGGATCGGCGCGGACGAAGCGGAAATCCTCTCGATCGCAGTCGACCAGGCCCATCGCGGCCGCGGCCTCTCCCGCACGCTGCTGATGACCCATCTCGGCCATCTCGCGGGGCGCGGCGTGCGCACCATATTTCTTGAAGTTGAGGAAAATAACCAGCCGGCGCGCCGGCTGTATGATCGGGCCGGATTCATGGTGGTCGGGCGCCGCGAACGCTACTATAAGCAGCCGAACGGGGAACAATTGAACGCCCTTCTGATGCGACGTGACTTGTCGTAA
- a CDS encoding Fur family transcriptional regulator has protein sequence MTALKPSSASKASGIEARCAATGMRMTEQRRVIARVLAEAVDHPDVEELYRRCVAVDDKISISTVYRTVKLFEDAGIIERHDFREGRARYETMRDSHHDHLINLRDGKVIEFTSEEIEKLQAEIARKLGYRLVDHRLELYCVPLDDDKPTS, from the coding sequence ATGACCGCACTGAAACCCTCTTCCGCATCCAAGGCGTCCGGCATCGAGGCCCGCTGTGCCGCCACCGGCATGCGCATGACCGAGCAGCGCCGCGTCATCGCCCGCGTGCTCGCGGAGGCGGTCGACCATCCCGATGTCGAGGAGCTGTACCGGCGCTGCGTCGCAGTCGACGACAAGATCTCGATCTCGACGGTGTATCGTACCGTGAAATTGTTCGAGGATGCCGGCATCATCGAGCGCCACGATTTCCGCGAGGGCCGCGCGCGCTACGAGACGATGCGCGACAGCCACCACGACCACCTCATCAACCTTCGCGATGGCAAGGTGATCGAGTTCACCTCCGAAGAGATCGAGAAGCTCCAGGCGGAGATCGCGCGCAAGCTCGGCTACCGACTGGTCGATCACCGGCTCGAGCTCTATTGCGTGCCGCTCGACGACGACAAGCCGACGTCTTAG
- a CDS encoding HAD family hydrolase has protein sequence MPIDLIIFDCDGVLVDSEVISCRAHADVLTRHGYPITSDQVFERFLGRSTRQANLEIETELGRKLPDAYHGDLQAELFRSFEADLEAIRGIHDVLEVVTQRVCVASSGSHQRMRVSLGSTGLYERLAPNIFSASQVKNGKPAPDLFLFAANEMGVSPERCVVIEDSLAGIAGARAAGMTVFGFYGGSHCGDGYAETLREAGADLLFSDMHELPELVRRVETDALAG, from the coding sequence GTGCCGATAGACCTCATCATCTTCGATTGCGACGGCGTGCTCGTGGATAGCGAGGTGATCTCCTGTCGCGCGCATGCGGATGTACTGACGAGGCACGGCTATCCGATCACGTCGGACCAAGTGTTCGAGCGCTTCCTCGGTCGCTCGACGCGGCAGGCCAATCTCGAGATCGAGACCGAGCTCGGCCGCAAGCTGCCCGACGCCTATCACGGCGATCTTCAGGCCGAGTTGTTCCGTTCGTTCGAGGCCGATCTCGAAGCGATCCGAGGCATCCATGACGTGCTCGAGGTCGTCACCCAGCGCGTCTGCGTCGCCTCGAGCGGCTCGCATCAGCGCATGCGCGTGAGCCTGGGGAGTACGGGCCTGTACGAGCGCCTCGCGCCGAACATCTTCTCGGCCTCACAGGTGAAGAACGGAAAGCCGGCGCCGGACCTGTTCCTGTTCGCGGCGAACGAGATGGGCGTATCGCCAGAGCGCTGCGTCGTGATCGAGGACAGCCTGGCCGGCATTGCCGGCGCGCGGGCGGCCGGGATGACCGTGTTCGGCTTTTACGGGGGCAGCCATTGCGGCGACGGCTATGCCGAAACGCTGCGCGAGGCCGGCGCTGATCTGCTCTTTTCCGACATGCATGAGCTGCCGGAGCTGGTCCGGCGGGTCGAAACGGACGCCCTGGCGGGCTGA
- the miaB gene encoding tRNA (N6-isopentenyl adenosine(37)-C2)-methylthiotransferase MiaB, producing MTPPRKLHIKSYGCQMNVYDAQRMVDTLAPEGFVETASAEEADLVILNTCHIREKASEKVYSELGRLRVAKDEAARAGRAMQIAVAGCVAQAEGEEIVRRAPVVDVVVGPQSYHHLPDLLKRAGDEGRAIETEFPAADKFGFLAQPKPDAIRARGISAFVTVQEGCDKFCTFCVVPYTRGAEVSRPVAKIVDDVKRLADNGVRELTLIGQNVNAYHGEGPDGKSWPLGRLLEHLAKIPGIARLRYSTSHPRDVDDSLIAAHRDLGALMPFVHLPVQSGSDRILAAMNRKHTADDYLDVIDRFRTARQDIAFSSDFIVGFPGENEQDFLATLALVTQIGYAAAYSFKYSARPGTPAADMQETVSPAEMDQRLERLQELIDSQQSAFNKAAIGSTVDVLFERPARKEGQIVGRTAYLQPAHVMASPDIIGQILPVRIDSLERYSFLGELVTPRNAREPVLSQATGA from the coding sequence ATGACGCCGCCGCGCAAGCTGCACATCAAATCATATGGCTGCCAGATGAACGTCTACGATGCCCAGCGCATGGTGGACACGCTGGCGCCGGAAGGATTCGTGGAGACGGCCAGCGCCGAGGAAGCCGACCTCGTCATCCTCAACACCTGCCATATCCGCGAGAAGGCCTCAGAGAAGGTCTATTCCGAGCTCGGGCGCTTGCGCGTCGCCAAGGACGAGGCCGCGCGCGCGGGCCGCGCGATGCAGATCGCGGTCGCCGGCTGCGTGGCGCAGGCCGAGGGCGAGGAGATCGTGCGCCGCGCGCCCGTCGTCGACGTCGTGGTCGGACCGCAGAGCTACCATCACCTGCCGGATCTCCTGAAGCGCGCCGGCGACGAGGGCCGGGCAATCGAGACGGAGTTTCCCGCGGCCGACAAGTTCGGCTTCCTGGCCCAGCCCAAACCCGACGCGATCCGCGCGCGCGGCATTTCCGCTTTCGTCACGGTGCAGGAAGGCTGCGACAAGTTCTGCACCTTCTGCGTCGTGCCCTATACGCGCGGCGCCGAGGTGTCGCGCCCCGTTGCAAAGATCGTGGACGACGTGAAGCGGCTTGCCGACAACGGCGTGCGCGAGCTCACCTTGATCGGGCAGAACGTCAACGCCTATCACGGCGAAGGGCCGGATGGAAAAAGCTGGCCGCTCGGCCGGTTGCTCGAGCATCTGGCAAAAATTCCGGGCATCGCGCGGCTGCGCTATTCGACCAGCCATCCGCGCGACGTCGACGATAGTTTGATTGCGGCCCATCGCGATCTCGGTGCCCTGATGCCGTTCGTGCATCTGCCGGTGCAGTCGGGCTCGGACCGGATTCTGGCCGCCATGAACCGGAAACATACCGCCGATGATTATCTCGATGTCATCGACCGTTTCCGTACCGCACGCCAAGATATTGCTTTTTCATCAGATTTTATCGTCGGCTTCCCCGGCGAGAACGAGCAAGATTTTCTTGCCACCCTCGCGCTTGTCACGCAAATCGGCTACGCTGCGGCTTATTCGTTCAAATACTCCGCCCGGCCGGGAACGCCGGCCGCGGACATGCAAGAGACGGTGTCCCCCGCCGAGATGGACCAGCGATTGGAGCGGCTCCAGGAATTGATCGACAGCCAGCAATCGGCCTTCAACAAGGCTGCGATTGGCTCAACGGTCGATGTGCTGTTCGAGCGTCCGGCCCGCAAGGAGGGCCAGATCGTCGGCCGCACCGCTTACCTCCAGCCCGCGCATGTGATGGCTTCGCCCGACATCATCGGACAGATCCTGCCGGTACGCATCGACAGCCTCGAGCGCTACAGCTTTCTCGGCGAGCTCGTGACGCCGCGCAACGCGCGCGAGCCCGTTTTATCGCAAGCCACTGGAGCCTGA
- a CDS encoding PhoH family protein, whose protein sequence is MQVPPETQVVIDLDDNRAASALVGPYGQNLAQIERRLGVVVDSKGNHITIGGTRDGCDAARRVLEMLYAQAVKGQDLDQGEVEGAIRAVIAQGSLFEFDAKSAKSTFDSINLRKRPVRARTAAQDSYIRALKRHELVFGIGPAGTGKTWLAVAHAAQLFERKEVDKIILSRPAVEAGERLGFLPGDLREKVDPYLRPIYDALYDLMDARIVERALQTGEIEIAPLAFMRGRTLTNAAIILDEAQNTTSMQMKMFLTRLGENSRMIVTGDPSQIDLPNGQTSGLAEATRLLGGVEGIAQVHFKAEDVIRHELVARIVAAYEGSPQRPATGKS, encoded by the coding sequence ATGCAAGTTCCGCCCGAGACCCAGGTCGTCATCGATCTCGACGACAATCGCGCCGCTTCCGCGCTGGTCGGCCCTTACGGTCAGAATCTCGCGCAGATCGAGCGGCGCCTCGGCGTGGTCGTCGACTCCAAGGGCAACCACATCACCATCGGCGGCACGCGCGACGGCTGCGACGCCGCACGCCGCGTGCTGGAGATGCTCTACGCTCAGGCCGTGAAGGGCCAGGATCTCGACCAGGGTGAGGTCGAGGGCGCGATCCGCGCCGTGATCGCGCAAGGCTCGCTGTTCGAGTTCGACGCCAAATCGGCCAAGTCGACCTTCGACAGCATCAATTTGCGCAAGCGCCCGGTGCGCGCGCGCACCGCCGCGCAGGATTCCTACATCCGCGCGCTGAAGCGCCACGAGTTGGTGTTCGGCATCGGCCCGGCCGGCACCGGCAAGACCTGGCTCGCAGTCGCGCATGCCGCACAGCTGTTCGAGCGCAAGGAGGTCGACAAGATCATCCTGTCGCGTCCGGCGGTGGAAGCCGGCGAGCGGCTCGGTTTCCTGCCCGGCGATCTTCGCGAGAAGGTCGATCCTTATCTCCGTCCGATCTACGACGCGCTCTATGACCTGATGGACGCACGCATCGTCGAGCGCGCGCTGCAGACCGGCGAGATCGAGATCGCGCCGCTCGCCTTCATGCGCGGCCGCACGCTCACCAACGCCGCCATCATCCTGGACGAGGCGCAGAACACCACGTCGATGCAGATGAAGATGTTCCTGACCCGTCTCGGCGAGAACAGCCGCATGATCGTAACAGGCGACCCCTCCCAGATCGACCTGCCGAACGGCCAGACCTCGGGTCTGGCGGAAGCGACCCGGCTGCTTGGTGGCGTCGAGGGGATTGCACAAGTTCATTTCAAAGCCGAGGACGTGATTCGCCACGAGCTCGTGGCGCGGATCGTCGCCGCATATGAAGGCTCGCCGCAGCGGCCGGCCACCGGTAAATCCTGA
- the ybeY gene encoding rRNA maturation RNase YbeY, producing the protein MTEVLVVADCWQREPDSESVIQRAVAAAAESVDEDVAEAEVAVMLTDDAGIRTLNGNWRGIDKPTNVLSFPALQPEGEWKPGDAPRMLGDIAIAYETMRREADEEHKPFEHHLSHLAVHGFLHLIGYDHENDADAEEMEALERQILAHLGIPDPYADRPGTN; encoded by the coding sequence ATGACCGAGGTCCTCGTCGTCGCCGATTGCTGGCAGCGCGAGCCCGATTCCGAATCCGTGATCCAGCGCGCCGTTGCGGCCGCCGCCGAGAGCGTCGACGAAGACGTTGCGGAGGCGGAAGTGGCCGTGATGCTGACCGATGACGCCGGCATCCGTACCCTCAACGGCAACTGGCGCGGCATCGACAAGCCGACCAACGTGCTGTCGTTCCCCGCGCTCCAGCCGGAGGGCGAGTGGAAGCCAGGCGATGCGCCGCGCATGCTCGGCGACATCGCGATCGCCTACGAGACCATGCGGCGCGAGGCGGACGAGGAACACAAGCCGTTCGAGCATCATTTGAGCCACCTCGCCGTGCACGGCTTCCTGCATCTGATCGGTTACGACCACGAGAACGACGCCGACGCGGAGGAGATGGAAGCGCTAGAACGACAGATCCTGGCGCATCTCGGCATCCCCGACCCCTATGCAGACCGCCCGGGGACAAACTGA